One Leclercia pneumoniae genomic region harbors:
- the aroH gene encoding 3-deoxy-7-phosphoheptulonate synthase, with amino-acid sequence MNKTDELRTARIDTLVTPAELAERYPLSAAVAENVTTSRKSIEKILNGDDPRLLVIIGPCSIHDLDAAIDYAQRLKVLRDKHQARLEIVMRTYFEKPRTVVGWKGLISDPDLNGSYRVNQGIQLARKLLLQVNELGMPTATEFLDMVTGQFIADLISWGAIGARTTESQIHREMASALSCPVGFKNGTDGNTRIAVDAIRAARTSHMFLSPDKNGQMAIYQTSGNPYGHIIMRGGKKPNYHAQDIHEACETLREFDLPEQLVVDFSHGNCQKQHRRQLEVCDDVCQQIRSGSTAIAGIMAESFIKEGTQKVVVGQPIAYGQSITDPCLSWEDTELLIEKLAAAVDTRF; translated from the coding sequence ATGAATAAAACCGATGAACTCCGCACGGCGCGCATTGACACTCTCGTCACGCCAGCCGAACTGGCCGAGCGCTATCCTCTCTCTGCCGCCGTGGCAGAAAACGTGACAACGTCACGAAAAAGTATCGAAAAAATCCTTAATGGCGATGACCCTCGCCTGCTGGTAATTATTGGCCCTTGTTCCATCCACGATCTTGATGCCGCTATCGACTATGCCCAACGGCTGAAAGTGCTGCGTGACAAACATCAGGCCCGGCTTGAGATCGTCATGCGCACCTACTTCGAAAAACCGCGCACGGTGGTGGGCTGGAAGGGGCTGATTTCCGATCCCGATCTGAATGGTAGCTACCGCGTTAATCAGGGTATTCAACTGGCGCGTAAACTGCTGCTGCAGGTGAACGAGCTTGGCATGCCGACGGCCACCGAATTTCTCGATATGGTGACCGGACAGTTTATCGCCGACCTCATTAGCTGGGGCGCAATCGGCGCCCGTACGACGGAAAGCCAGATCCACCGTGAAATGGCCTCAGCGCTCTCCTGCCCTGTGGGCTTTAAAAATGGCACCGACGGTAATACCCGTATCGCCGTAGACGCGATTCGCGCGGCGCGGACTAGCCATATGTTCCTCTCGCCGGATAAAAACGGTCAAATGGCGATCTACCAGACCAGCGGCAACCCGTACGGTCACATCATTATGCGCGGCGGCAAAAAGCCGAATTATCATGCTCAGGATATTCATGAGGCGTGTGAAACGCTGCGTGAATTTGACCTGCCGGAGCAGCTGGTCGTCGACTTCAGCCACGGTAATTGCCAGAAACAACATCGTCGCCAGCTGGAGGTTTGTGATGACGTTTGCCAGCAGATCCGCAGCGGCTCCACCGCCATCGCCGGCATTATGGCTGAAAGCTTTATCAAAGAAGGGACGCAAAAAGTGGTGGTCGGTCAGCCGATTGCTTACGGCCAGTCCATTACCGATCCGTGCCTCAGCTGGGAAGATACTGAGCTGCTGATTGAAAAGCTCGCTGCCGCGGTTGATACCCGGTTTTAA